Part of the Gemmatimonas sp. genome is shown below.
GCCGGAGGTCGGATGTCGGACCCCGGACGTCGGAGGTCGGACGCCGGAGGTCGGATCCATGCCGGAGGTCGGAGTCCCGATACCGCGTTCGGAGATCGGAAGCCGGAGGGGCGAATGCCGCACCCCCTCCGACCTCGGACCTCCGAACGCCGTGTCCCATCTCGGACATCCGGCATGCATCCGACGTCCGACCTCCGGTCATCCGATACATCCGATACATCCGATACATCCCGGGTCGGCACTGAGGGCAGACAGGCCGGATTGCTCGGAGGTCGGACGCCGGAGGTCGGATCCATGCCGGAGGTCGGAGTCCCGATACCGCGTTCGGAGATCGGAAGTCGGAGGGGTGAATGACGCATACCCTCCGACCTCGGACCTCCGAACGCCGTGTCCCATCTCGGACATCCGGCATGCATCCGACGTCCGACCTCCGGTCATCCGATACATCCGACATCCGATGCAGCCGGGCGTCGGCTCACTCTCCCCGAAACACCGGCGTCCGCTTCTCATGGAAGGCCATCATCGCCTCCCGCACGTCCCCGCTGGCAAAGCAGGTGCGAATGTGCGTCAGCTCCTCGCGCAGCTGCTGATCGAGTGATGCGTCGGCGCTGCCCAGCAGCAGCCGTTTGGTCAGCGCGAACGCCAGCGGCGGCCCGGCCGCCAGACGCGCCGCGTAGGCGGCCACGTTGGCGGCGAACTCGTCGGCCGCCCACACGTGGCTTACCAACCCCATGCGTTCCGCCTCGTCGGCGCTGATGTCGCGGCCGGTGAGCACGAGGTCAGCGGCGCGGGCGTGTCCCACCAGCCTCGGCAGGAACCAGGTCACGCCGGCATCGGGGGAGAGCCCGCGCCGCACGTAGCCGGCGGTGCATGAGGCGGTCGCGCTCATCACGCGCAGATCGCAGGCCAGCATGAGACCGAAGCCGGCGCCGGCTGCCACCCCATTCACCGCGGCGAGCACCGGTTTCTCGCATTGCGTCACGGCGTGCACCCACTCGCCGACCCAGTGGTACGGATCGAGCCGCTCGGCACGCGACGCGCCAGGCGTGGCCGGCTCACCCAGATCGAGCCCCGCGCAGAACCCGCGACCCGCACCCGTGATCACCACCACCCGCACCGCATCGTCACGCGCCGCCTCGCGCAGCACGCGAGGCAGCGCCACCGCCAACCCGGGATTCACCGCATTCAGCTTCTCCGGCCGATCGAGCGTGATGGTGCGCACGCCGGCGTCGGTGGTGATCTGCAAAGGCTGGTTGTTGTGCATGCGTGTGAAGGGGTCGTGGTGAGGAGGGGCGAAACGCGTTCCGCCATCAGTTCTAGCGCTCGGTCTGCGATTCTGCACGCCAGTTGTCTGCAATCACGAGGGAATTGCGCGCCCCCCACTACCATCAGCGCGGGTCCGCTCGCTAGATCACACCGCATCTCCCCGTGGTACTGATCGTCCCTGCCTGATTCGTCTGCTCCCGCCCCATGGCCCCGTCCCGTTCCGCTGCGGCTCGCGCCGCCGACCCGTCGGTCGAAGCTCCCAGTCCCATCTCCTGCTGTGATGCGCTGGCGCGCACTGCCACCGAAACGTGCCGGCAGCACGAGCGCCTGGCGCGCCTCATGTCGCTGGGCGTGGCACAAAGCGAGTTGGAAGCGGCGCACGCCATGGTGGACACCATCGATTTGGCGCTCGCCGAAACGGTGCGGGATTTCGAGCGGGTGTGCGCCACGATTCCCGTGACCGATCAGGCAGACCTGCGGCATGCGGCCAACGCCATGTGGCTGTCGGCACGCGAGTATCTGCGTCGGCACAGCATCGCGGAGAAGGCCTCCCAACAGATTGCCCAGCGCGATGCCGACACGCTGGGCGACTTGCAGATGGAGTACGAGCTCGAGGCGTCGGCGCTGCTGGGACTCAAGCAGGCGACCGCGACCTACCAGAAGCTGCGCCCTGATACGCGCGGCTGAGATTGGCACCTTCGGTGGCCGTGCCCGCGAGCGGCAACCGAAAGAGCAAGGAGCTCGGCTGCGGGTCGCGTGTCAGGTACACCTGCAGGGTATCGATGATCGCCGGTGCCGCGACCCGAACCGCGAGCAGTTCCCGCTCGTGTCTGGGCGTGAGCGTGGGATAGAAGGTGAGCGTGCAGTGCGGCGAAAACAGAAAGCGCGAGCGCTTGAAGGGCAGCCCGCTGCGCGCGATGCGCTCGTGCAGGGCACGCAGCGGCCCGTTGGGATCGAGCGGCAGGGAAATGATGTCGGTTTGCATGAACCGATGCGGCGCGCCAAAGGGCAACTGCATGGGCGGTGTGCTGGAGGCAATCGGTTCCAGTGCCGCGCGAATGCGTTCGACCGGCGTGTCGGTGGGGATGGCCCCCACCCCCGAGGATCCCACCAGCGTCACATGCGGCGGGGTCAACCGGGCCAGCTTCGGATCGTAGCGTTGCTGAATGGCGCGTACGGCCGCACCGGCTTCCCCGGGAAGCTCGGCCAGCACGAAGATTCCGAACGAAGCGGGCATTCAGGCAACATAGTGCCCTCACGAAGCCCTCGGCCGCGTGGTAACTTCGCCGCATGGGCGAAGCCATGATGGTCATCCGCGAGTATGTCAATGAAATGGAAGCGCTGGTCGCGCGCAGCGTACTCGAGGCGCACCAGATTCCCGCCGTGGTGCTGCGCGACGACGCGGGCGGCATGCTCCCGGCCATGCGGCTGATCTATCCCGTGCGGTTGGCGGTGCCGTCCGCCGATGCCACGCAGGCGCTGCGCATTCTCGACGCGCCCTACGAGCCCGACGACGACCAGCCGTACGGCACCTCGTTCGATTCCTCTCCCAACCGCTGATCGCGGCGCCCCGATCACGGTTGGCGTCAGGCTCGCTCGCGACGTGCTCCGGCCAGCCGTATGCTAGCTTTCGGCCATGTCCGTCGTCCCGGTCGACACCACGTATCCTGAGGCCGCCGTCATCGCCGACGCCGCCGCGCGGCTGCAGGCGGGCGAACTGGTCGCGTTTCCCACGGAGACGGTGTACGGCCTCGGGGCCAACGCCCTCGACCCGGCTGCGGTTCAACGCATTTACGCCGCCAAGGGACGCCCCGCGTGGAACCCCGTCATTGCGCACGTCCCCTCCATTGACGCGGCGCGGGCCCTCGCTCGCGAATGGCCGGCCAGCGCCCAGATGCTGGCTGAGGCGTTCTGGCCGGGGCCACTGACGCTGGTGGTGCCCAAGGCGGCCCACGTTCCTGCGGTGGCCACGGCGGGACTCGACGCGGTGGCCGTGCGGGTACCGGCGCACCCCGTGGCGCTGGCACTGCTGCGCGCGGCAGGCGTGCCGATTGCGGCGCCGAGTGCCAACCGCTTCACGCAGATCAGCCCCACCACGGCCTGGCACGTCGTGCAGTCGCTGGGCGATCGGGTACCGCTGGTGCTCAACGGCGGCCCGTGCAGCGTGGGCATCGAGAGCACGGTGGTGGACTGCACGGGCGAGGAGGTCATCATCCTGCGTCCGGGCATGCTGGGCCGCGAGTCACTCGAACGCGTGCTGGCTCCGCTCGGCATGCCCGTGCGGCATGCGGTCCGACGCATTGCCCACGACCTGACGGCGCTGCCCCAAGGCCCCGATGCGATCCCACGGTCGCCAGGCATGGCCGATCGCCATTACGCCCCCCGCGCCGATGTGTGGCTCTTCGACACGGCACAGCGTGCGGAAATCGAGGAAGCGCTCGAGCGCTGGCATGCCGAACGGCAGCGCGACGACCAGGGCGCAGTGCCCGTGCACGCGCTCGTGCGCACGGGCCCGCTGGGCCACGGCGACCGCTTGCTGCCCGATCACGTGCAGCAGCGCCGCATGCCAGACGATCCGGCCGCCTATGCGCGCACCCTGTATAGCGCACTGCACGATGCCGATCAGGCGAACGCAGGGCTGATCCTCATCGAGGCGCCACCAGACGCGCCCGGATGGGACGGTGTACGTGACCGCCTCACACGCGCGGCCCGGTAGACTATGTTTCGCCCATGCTACCCATCGACCTGACCGGCAAGCGCGCCCTCGTGGCGGGTGTCGCCGATGACAACGGCTTCGGCTGGGCCATCGCCAAGGCGTTCGCCGAAGCGGGAGCCAGCGTGTGTGTCGCCACCTGGCCGCCGGCGCTCAACATCTTCCTCAACCTGTTCGAACGCGGGAAGCTCGAAGAGAGCCGGGCCATGCCCGATGGCTCCAAGCTCACCTTCGAGCGTATCTATCCGCTCGACGCCATGTTCGACGCGTTCGACGATGTCCCGGAAGAGGTCCGCGAGAACAAGCGCTACAAGGATCTGGGTGACTATTCCATCAGCGGGGTCGCCAATCGTCTGGTCGCCGATTTCGGCGAACAGCCGCTCGACATCGTCTTCCACTCGCTGGCCAACGGGCCCGAAGTCAAGAAGCCGCTGCTCGAAGTGAGCCGCGCCGGCTATCTCGCGGCCTCCAGCGCCAGTGCGTATTCGCTCGTGTCCATGGTGCAGCGGCTCGGGCCGCTCATGCGTCAGGGCGGGGCATTCTGCTCTCTCACCTACATGGCCAGCGAAAAGGCCATCCCGGGGTATGGCGGCGGCATGTCGTCGGCCAAGGCCCAGCTCGAGAGCGATACCCGGCTGCTCGCGTACGAGGCCGGGCGCCAGTGGGGCCACCGCGTGAACACCATCTCGGCGGGCCCGTATGCCTCACGCGCGGCAAGCGCGATCGGCATCATCGAGAACATGGTGAAATACTGCACCGCCAATTCCCCCATCCCCGAAGAGCTGTCCGCTCGTGAGGTGGGGACCACGGCGGCGTTCCTCTGCAGCCCCCTCGCGAGCGGCATCACCGGATCCACGGTCTACGTGGACAAGGGCTACCATGCCATGGGCATGGCGGTCGCGCCGCCGAGCGAGGATCGCACCCCGCGCTGAGTCCTGCCGCGTGCCCGACTCGCTCAGCACCCCCAGCGACTCGTCGCCGGCCGTCGACACGCTGACGGCCGCGCGGGGGCTCGGGCTGCGTGCACGCCTGCTGCTCATGGTGCTGGTGGCGCTCACGCCACCTACCATCATTGCCGTCTTCTTCGATGTGCGCGCCAGCGGGTCGTACCGCGTCGCGCTGCTGGCGCTCTCGCTGGCGCTGTCGCTGGGGCTCGCCTACGCGGTGGGCTCCATGATCGTCACCGCCGTCGAGTCACTCACCGCCGATGCGCATGCCCTCGCCGCCGGTGTGAGCGGACACCGCTCCACCATTCGCTCGAGCGACGAGATCGGGCTGCTGGCGCTGGCGCTCAACCAGATGGCCGATACCGTCGAGCGTCGCAATGCGGCCCTGGCCGACAACGAGCGGCGCTATCGCTTCCTGTTCGAATCCAACCCGCTCCCCATGTGGGCGTGGGACGCCGAGACGACGAACATCCTGGCGGTGAATGAGGCCGCCATTGAGAAATACGGATACGATCGCGACACCTTCCTGTTCAAGCGCATCGTCGATCTGCTCGACCCCGAGGAGCTGCCGCGTTTCAGCGGCGCCCGGCTCCCCTTCTCCGAAGCACGTCAGACCGCCGGGACCTGGATGCATCGCACCGCCGTCGGGCAGCGCATCGAGATGGAGGTCATCACCACCAGCTCGCGTCGGCTGGGGCGCGCCAGCTGGCTGAGCGTCGGCATCGATGTGACCGCGCGCCGCGAGGCGGAACGCGCCCTGTCGCGCAGTGAGGAGCAGCTGCGGCAGTCGCAGAAGATGGAAGCGATCGGCACCTTCGCCGGTGGCATTTCCCACGACTTCAACAACCTGCTCACCGGGATGCTCGGGTATTGCGACCTGCTCCTCACGCAGCTGCCCGCCGACAGCATGGTGCGCGAGGACGTGAGCGAGATTCGGACCCTCGCCGTACGCGGCACCGAGCTGTCGCGCCAGATTCTCGCGATGAGCCGCCGGCAGATGCTGCAGCCGACGATGCTCGACCCCAATGAGATGGTCCGTGGCCTCGACCGTCTGCTGCGGCGCGTCATCGGCGAAAACATCGAAGTGGCCATCGAACTGGACAGCGCCGTGGGCACGGTGCACGCCGATGCCGCGCAGCTGGAACAGACGCTGCTCAACCTCGTGAGCAATGCCCGCGACGCCATGCCGCAGGGTGGTCGAGTCACGATCGTCACGGCGGTGCTCGACGCGACCGAAATTCGCCGGCTGCGCCTCGATAAGCAGCTGGAATGGATGGCGATTCGCGTGCGCGACGAGGGCATGGGGATGAGTGAGCAGGTGCGGCAGCACATCTTCGAGCCGTTCTTCACGACCAAGCCCAAGGGCAAGGGCTCCGGGCTGGGACTCGCGCTGGCGTCCAACGTGATGGATCAGCTGGGGGGCGAGATTCGTGTGGACTCCGCCCCGGGAGAGGGCACCACCATGCACCTGCTGCTGCCACGACGCGCGGGCACCGTCGCGGTGGCCACCGTACTGGATGAGCCGCCGGAGCAGCTCGACGGACAGGAGACCGTGCTGCTCAGTGAAGATGAAGCCGCCGTGCGCACCGTGGCCGTGGCCGCGCTCGAGCGGCGAGGCTATCGTGTGCTCGCCGCCGCCGATGGCGAGGGAGCGCTCGCCCTGTCGCACGCCTTCCCTGGGCCCATCGATCTGCTCGTCACCGATGTGGTGATGCCGGGGATGAACGGGCGCGAACTGGCCGATCGCCTCACCCGGAGCCGCCCCGGCATACAGGTGCTGTACGTCTCCGGCTACACCGAAGACTCCGAATTGCTCGCCGGGTTGACCGCCGAGACACGGTCACTGCTCCCCAAGCCCTTCACGTCACTCGATCTGGCCCGCCGCGTGCGCGCCGCACTCGACGGGGCCCGGGAGTCACGCCGCGCGCCAACCGGGTAACTGCGCCGTGATGAACTGGATCCTGCTGGTCATGGCCGCCATCGTGGCGGTGGTGCTGGCCATGCTGGTCGGTGGGGCCATGTCACCGAGGGAGCGCGTGGCCACCCGCGCATTGACGACCCCCTGCCAGGCGGCCGATCTCTTTGCCCGGCTCCGGGCCGCCGACGGCCCGCCGCGGTGGTGTGCCGACCTGCCCGCCATGCGCGTGGTGCACGAATCGCCGCCAACGACCGTGCAGTTCGAACTCGTCACCGACGACGGCGCCCCCATGGGCACCTGGACGGTGCACGTCACCGAGATGGCGCAGGGCAGTAGGGCCACCATCGTCGAAGCGGTCGCGGTGCCCAACCTGCTGGTGCGGTTCGTGCGCAGCATCGGTGGCAACGGCGCGCGGCCGGAACGCTTTCTGTTGGCCGTGGCCCGCGAACTGGGTGTACCGGCCACCGTGGATACGCCCACGTCGTCGTGAGCAACGACGCCGGCGACATCGCTCCCGCACGATGGCGCATGCTGTGGCTGGTGGCGCTGGCCGAGCTGCTCGGCATGTCACTGTGGTTCGCCGCCAGCGCCGTAGCGCCCCAGTACCAACAGCAGTGGGAGCTGACCGCTGGCGAGACGGCATGGCTGACCACGGCGGTGCAACTGGGCTTCGTGCTGGGCACCGCCCTGTCGGCGCTGCTCAACCTGGCAGACCTCGTGCCGGCCCGCCGACTCTTCGCGACGAGCGCCGCGGGTGCCGCCGTGGCCAATCTGCTGGTGCTCACGGCCGACTCCCTCGCAGAGACGTTGCCGTGGCGCGTGCTCACGGGGCTCTGTCTGGCCGGCGTGTATCCGCCGGCCATGAAGATGATCGCCACCTGGTTTCGGGCGAGGCGCGGGTTCGCCGTGGGGGCCATCGTGGGAGCGCTCACGGTGGGCAAGGCGCTCCCCTATCTGGTGAAGGCGCTGCCCGGGGCAACGATCGGCTACGTCACCGTGGCCGCCTCCGGGGCCGCCCTCGTCGCCGCCGGCCTCGTGTGGTTGGGCTACACCGAGGGGCCATACGCCTTTCCGGCGCGCCCCTTTTCGTGGCGTCTCGTTGGCGAGGTCGTTGGGCAGCGTCCCTGGCGTCTCGCCATGGGGGGCTACCTCGGCCACATGTGGGAGCTGTATGCAGCCTGGACGTGGCTGCCGGTGTTCGTGGCCGCCAGCATGGCGGCGCAGCAAGGCCATCACGAAGCAGCCAGCGCGCCGGCGTCCGTTGTGGCCTTTGCCGCCCTCGCGGTGGGTGGCCTCGGCTGCCTCTGGGGCGGTGCAGTAGCCGACCGGCGCGGGCGCGCGTGGCTGGTGAACCTCTCCATGGCCATCAGCGGCGCCTGTGCGCTGCTCATCGGCCTCACCTTCGGCCGCTCGCTGTGGCTCCTCGCCCCTGTCGCGCTGGTGTGGGGGTTCTTCGTCATCGCCGACAGCGCGCAGTTCTCGGTCATGGTCACCGAGAGTGTACCGGCCCACGCCGTGGGCACGGCGCTCACGCTGCAAACGTCCCTTGGCTTCCTGCTTACTGCCGCGGCCATTCAACTCGTGCCCGTGCTTGTGGCGCGCGCGGGGTGGTCGTGGGCGTTCCCCGTGCTGGCGCTCGGCCCGGCGGTGGGCATGGCGAGTATCCGGCGATTGGCCGCCAACAGTGCATCGCGCACTGACCACTGAAGACGCCAACTGGGAACTGCAAACTCCCCCGGACATCACGTGATCTCCGGGGGAGTTTGTCGTGTGCCGTTCGCGTTGTCAGTGGTCAGCAACGCGCGGCGCGCGAACTACCACCGCGTACTCGTCACCTCGTCCTCGGCGCTGGTCTGCCGTGCCTGCGGGGTATCGGCAGGCTTCACTTCAATGGCCGGGTGGCCGTGCTTCTTGAGCAGCTCGTCAATGGGCGGGATGAGCTCCTGATACGTCTTCCGCAGCTCCACCAGATACCCCTCGAGCTCCTTGGTCAGGAGGTCGAAGACCTGCTGCGACTGCTTCGTGGGACGCGCCTCGGTGCTCCCCACCACACCCGCCAGCGCCGCAATCTGGTTGTTGACCTTGATGGGGAAGTTGAGCGGGTCCTGTCCCGACTGGTTCTTCACCTGGTAGATCTCTGCCTCCATGGCGCTGATCTTCGTGTCGAGCTCCTTCACGAGCTGCGCGTACTTCGCGGAGTCCGCGCCCACCTGCGTCATGCGCGCCTTGGCCTGATTGCGCACGTTGCGCACCGTGCGCACGGCGTCGTTGGCGTCGGTCGTGCGGTCACGGATGGCCATGAGCAGCTTGTACTGCGCCACGAGGTCGAGCGGCGTCGCCTCGCTGCGCGGGTCCTTCTTCACGAGCAGCTTGGCATCACCCGCGGGCGCCCCGTCCACCAGCAGCCGCACCGTGTAGTTGCCGGGGAGCACCAGCGGCCCCGTCGTCACACCGGCCCAGAGAATCATCCCCGGGAAGGTCGTGGCGTCGCCTTCGCGCAGATTCCACGAGAAGGTGTTCATGCCGGCGGCGTTGGTGGGCGGCCGATCGCCAGCCACCGCCCGACGGCCACCGCCACCGGCGGTGGGTGCCGCCTCGTCGCTCGAGAAGGAGCGCACCGTCCGCCCGGTGCTGTCGCGGAATTCAACCGTGACCTTGTTGGCCTTGTCCTTGAGCCAGTAGTACACGATCGCGCCGTTGGGCGGGTTCTGCCCCACGGGGCTCGACGACTGCCCAATCTGGAAACCGCCGCCCCAGTTGATGCGATACGACGGCCGCGGAGTGAACAGGTGGGCGCGCTTCGCGATCACCTCGGCCGACAGCTGCCGCAGCACGCCGATGTCATCGATCACGTAGAACGACCGCCCGTGCGTGCCCGCGATGAGATCGCCGTCTTTGATGGCGAGGTCGTGCACCGGCACGATGGGCAGGTTGCGCTTGAGCGAGAACCAGGTGGCGCCATCGTCGAGCGATGCCCAGATGCCGCGTTCCGTGCCCGCAAAGAGCAGCCCCGGACGCGTGTCGTCCTCACGGATGACGCGCGTGAACTCGGTGCGCGGAATGCCCGCGTCGATGCGCGTCCACGTGCGGCCGAAATCGGTGGTCTTGAACAGGTACGGCTCCTGATCGTCCATCTGGAACCGGTTGGCCGCCACGTAGGCGGTGCCGGCGTTGAAGTGGCTCGCCTCGACGATGGAGACGCGAGCCCACTCGCGCTCCTTGAGCAGCGGCGGCGTCACATTGGTCCACGTGGTGCCGCCATTGCGCGTGAGGTGCACCAGTCCGTCGTCGGTCCCCGCCCAGATCGTTCCCTTCAGCACCGGCGACTCCGACACCGCGAAGACGGTGCCGTAGGTTTCCACACCCGTCTGGTCCTTGGTGATGGGGCCGCCCGACGGGCCCAGCGTACGCGGGTCGTTGCGCGACAGGTCGGGGGAGATGGCCGTGTAGCTGTCCCCTTCGTTCGTGGTCTTGAAGAGCACGTTCGAGCCGACGTAGACCGTCTTGGGGTCATGCGGGCTCACGAAGATGGGGAAGGTCCACTGCATGCGGTACTTCGCGTCCTTCGCGTCGTGCCCCATGGGGTTGAGCGGCCACGGATTCACGTCGCGCTCGAGCCCCGTGCGCATGTCCTTGCGCGTCAGGAAGCCGCCGTAGCTGCCGGCGAAGACGATGTCCGGCTTGTCGGGGAGCGCCGCGATGAACCCCGACTCGCCGCCGCCAGCATCCTTCCACATGTCCATCGTGATGCCGCCGCGCGCGCGCGAGGGGCCGCACAGCGTGCTGTTGTCCTGCTGCGCCCCGCAGATCTGGTACGGAAAGTGATTGGTGGTCGTGACGTGGTAGAACTGCGCCGTGGCGAAGTCCTGCGCCGTCCACGTCTTCCCGGTGTCGGTGCTCACACTCGCGCCGCCGTCGTCTGCTTCGATCATGCGCCCCGCATCGTCGGGGGCAATCCACAGGTCGTGTGAATCGCCGTGCGGCGGGTTGAGATTGCTCCACGTCTTGCCGGCGTCCTTCGACACCTGGAACTGCACGTTCGACGCGTACACCACGTCGGGGTTCTTGGGATCGGCGTAGATCTTGGAGTAGTACCACGCCCGCTGCCGCAGCTTGCGCTCGTCATTCACGCGCTGCCAGGTGGCCCCGGCATCGTCGGAGCGATACACGCCACCCTGATCGGCTTCGATGAGCGCATACACGCGCCGCGGATTGGCACCGCTCACGGTGATGCCGATGTTCCCCCACAGGCCGGTGGGGAGACCGGGGTTCTTGGTGATCTCCGTCCACGTGTCGCCGCCATCGATGCTCTTGAACAATCCCGAGCCCTTGCCGCCGGAAACGAGCATCCACGGCTTGCGGTGCGCCTGCCAGAAGCCGGCGTAGAGCACGTTGGGATTGCTCGGGTCCATGACCAGGTCGGCGGCGCCGGTGCTGTCATCGCGGAAGAGGATCTTCTGCCACGACTTGCCGCCGTCCTTGCTGCGGAAGAGACCACGCTCGGCGTTGGGGCCCCACACGTGCCCCTGCGCCGCGACGTACACGAGATCGGGGTTGGTGGGGTGCACGCGCACCTTGGCGATCTGCCGGGTGTCATTGAGGCCGATGTTGGTCCACGTGCGGCCGCCGTCGGTAGTCTTCCACATGCCGTCGCCGTGCGACACGTTGCCGCGAATGGCAAACTCGCCGCCGCCCACGTACACCACGTCCGGGTTGCTCGGCGCCACGGCCACGGCGCCCACCGTACCGCCGAAGTGGCGGTCGGTCATGGGGAGCCAGCTTTCGCCGCCGTCGGTGGTCTTGAAGACCCCGCTGCCGGTGGTGCCCATCCAGTATTCCTTGGGGCGCGCCACCGAACCGGCGACAGCCACGGAGCGGCCGCCGCGGTAGGGGCCGATTTCGCGCCAGCGGATGGCGGAGAGGGCCGCGGTGTCGAAGCCGGCGGCCAGCGACGCGGGGGCGGCGGCGCGAGCCGAGGCCGGACGGGCGGCCGGCCGGGCGGCCTGTGCCGCGAGCAGGCCGGGAGCGAACAGACCGGCCGCGAGTGCGAGACCGGTGAAGCGAGTGGACGGCACGAACGCAGCTCCTTCAGGTGGGGCGTTAAGGCGTCAAGAACGATCCTTCACATATGAGAGGCAGCCACGGGCGCCGCAAGCGGGAGCGGGAGTCCGTCAGACGGCGCGATTCAGGGGTAGCGTGGGGTGAAACCGGCCTCCGGGGGCTAGCGTAGGATGCTATTGAAGTGATATCACTTCAATACCACATCCAACCGGTCCCCTCCATGCTTCGCGAAATCTCTGTCAAGCCCACCAACGGCCTCCTCGCCGCCGTCATTCTCATGGCGCTGCTCGCCGGCGGCGTCTACGGCTTCTACATCGGCGCCCGCGCCAACGATTTCGGCCTCGCCATCCCCAGCATCATCGTCGGGACCCTGTTCGGCCTCTGCCTCCCGGGGCTCTTCACCGTGGAGCCCAACGAGGGGAAGGCGCTCACCCTCTTCGGCACCTACAAGGGTACCGTACGTGAGCCGGGGCTCTGGTGGGTCAATCCGTTCATGTCCAAGACGGCCGTGTCGCTGCGTGTGCGCAACTTCGAAACGAACAAGCTCAAGGTGAACGACGCCTACTCCAACCCGGTGGAGATCGGGGCCATCGTGGTGTGGCGGGTGGTGGACACCGCCGAGGCGCTGTTCGAGGTGAACGACTACGTGCAGTACGTGGCCGTGCAGAGTGAGAGCGCACTGCGGGCCCTCGCATCGCAGCACCCCTACGATGCGCACGGCACCGGCGAGATCGCGCTCAGCACCAACCAGGACGAAGTCAACAAGGGACTCGCCAAGGCCCTCGTCGACCGGCTGTCGAAGGCCGGAGTGGAAGTGATCGAGGCGCGCATCAGCCACCTCGCTTACTCTCCGGAGATCGCGGCGGCCATGCTGCAGCGGCAACAGGCGAGCGCCATCGTGGCGGCGCGTCAAACCATTGTGGAGGGGGCCGTGGGCATGGTGGAGCTGGCCCTCGCGTCGCTCAAGGAACGCGACATTGTGGATCTTGATGGTGAACGCAAGGCGGCCATGGTGAGCAACCTGCTCGTCGTGCTCTGCTCCGAACGGTCCACGCAACCGGTGGTGAACACCGGCTCGCTGTACACGTGACCATGCCGTTGTCCCCCAGGCTGCACGCGCCCCCCTTCCATGGCTGACCGCAAGTCGTTTCTGCTGCGCGTCGACCGGGAGCTGCTGGATGCCGTGCAGCGCTGGGCGAACGACGATCTGCGCAGCCTCAACGGGCAGGTCGAGTTCCTGTTGCGGCGTGCGCTTCGCGAGGCGGGGCGCGCGCCGAAGGGGCGGTCATCGGCTGA
Proteins encoded:
- a CDS encoding SPFH domain-containing protein gives rise to the protein MLREISVKPTNGLLAAVILMALLAGGVYGFYIGARANDFGLAIPSIIVGTLFGLCLPGLFTVEPNEGKALTLFGTYKGTVREPGLWWVNPFMSKTAVSLRVRNFETNKLKVNDAYSNPVEIGAIVVWRVVDTAEALFEVNDYVQYVAVQSESALRALASQHPYDAHGTGEIALSTNQDEVNKGLAKALVDRLSKAGVEVIEARISHLAYSPEIAAAMLQRQQASAIVAARQTIVEGAVGMVELALASLKERDIVDLDGERKAAMVSNLLVVLCSERSTQPVVNTGSLYT
- a CDS encoding exo-alpha-sialidase, which translates into the protein MPSTRFTGLALAAGLFAPGLLAAQAARPAARPASARAAAPASLAAGFDTAALSAIRWREIGPYRGGRSVAVAGSVARPKEYWMGTTGSGVFKTTDGGESWLPMTDRHFGGTVGAVAVAPSNPDVVYVGGGEFAIRGNVSHGDGMWKTTDGGRTWTNIGLNDTRQIAKVRVHPTNPDLVYVAAQGHVWGPNAERGLFRSKDGGKSWQKILFRDDSTGAADLVMDPSNPNVLYAGFWQAHRKPWMLVSGGKGSGLFKSIDGGDTWTEITKNPGLPTGLWGNIGITVSGANPRRVYALIEADQGGVYRSDDAGATWQRVNDERKLRQRAWYYSKIYADPKNPDVVYASNVQFQVSKDAGKTWSNLNPPHGDSHDLWIAPDDAGRMIEADDGGASVSTDTGKTWTAQDFATAQFYHVTTTNHFPYQICGAQQDNSTLCGPSRARGGITMDMWKDAGGGESGFIAALPDKPDIVFAGSYGGFLTRKDMRTGLERDVNPWPLNPMGHDAKDAKYRMQWTFPIFVSPHDPKTVYVGSNVLFKTTNEGDSYTAISPDLSRNDPRTLGPSGGPITKDQTGVETYGTVFAVSESPVLKGTIWAGTDDGLVHLTRNGGTTWTNVTPPLLKEREWARVSIVEASHFNAGTAYVAANRFQMDDQEPYLFKTTDFGRTWTRIDAGIPRTEFTRVIREDDTRPGLLFAGTERGIWASLDDGATWFSLKRNLPIVPVHDLAIKDGDLIAGTHGRSFYVIDDIGVLRQLSAEVIAKRAHLFTPRPSYRINWGGGFQIGQSSSPVGQNPPNGAIVYYWLKDKANKVTVEFRDSTGRTVRSFSSDEAAPTAGGGGRRAVAGDRPPTNAAGMNTFSWNLREGDATTFPGMILWAGVTTGPLVLPGNYTVRLLVDGAPAGDAKLLVKKDPRSEATPLDLVAQYKLLMAIRDRTTDANDAVRTVRNVRNQAKARMTQVGADSAKYAQLVKELDTKISAMEAEIYQVKNQSGQDPLNFPIKVNNQIAALAGVVGSTEARPTKQSQQVFDLLTKELEGYLVELRKTYQELIPPIDELLKKHGHPAIEVKPADTPQARQTSAEDEVTSTRW